A part of Oryctolagus cuniculus chromosome 4, mOryCun1.1, whole genome shotgun sequence genomic DNA contains:
- the NRIP1 gene encoding nuclear receptor-interacting protein 1: MTHGEELGSDVHQDSIVLTYLEGLLMHQAAGGSGTAVDKKSADRNEEDQNFTISGSAFPTCQSNGPVLNTHTYQGSGMLHLKKARLLQSSEDWNAAKRKRLSDSIVNLNVKKEALLAGMVDNVPKGKQDSTLLASLLQSFSSRLQTVALSQQIRQSLKEQGYALNHDSLKVEKDLRCYGVASSHLKTLLKKSKAKDQKPDTNLPDVTKNLIRDRFVESPHHVGQSGTKVMSEPLSCAARLQAVASMVEKRASPATSPKPSVACSQLALLLSSEAHLQQYSREHALKTQNANQVASERLAAMARLQENGQKDVGGFQLSKGMPTHLNGQARTSSSKLMTSKSNATAFQNPMGIVPSSPKNAGYKNSLERNSLKQAANNSLLLHLLKSQTIPKPMNGHSHSERGSIFEDSSTPTTIDEYSDNNPSFTDDSSGDESSYSNCVPIDLSCKHRIEKVESDQPVSLDNLTQSLLNTWDPKVPEVDIKEDQDTSKNSKLNSHQKVTLLQLLLGHKNEENVEKTTSTQGVHSDVTKFSPQNYTRTSVIESPSTNRTTPVSTPPLLASTKADSPINLSQNSLVIKWNSTPYACSTQSEKLMNAASNHLMDLTKSKESQGEKPAQNEGAPNSATFSASKLLQNLAQCGMQSSVSADEQRPSKQLLSVNPDKPLGMMERLNSPLLANKTNAAEDSKAFSSQSAAPEPGLSSSEIENLLERRTVLQLLLGNTNKGKSEKKEKIPIRDESTQGHSERALSEQILMVKIKSEPCDDLHIHNTNLHLNHDTKSAPLLGTAPTMQRNAAALPASEDLKSEPVSPQDFSFSKNGLLSRLLRQNHESYLADDPDKSYRSSELTLLESKNLCMVPKKRKLYSEPLENPFKKMKNNIVDAANNHSAPEVLYGSLINQEELKFSRNDLEFKYPAGSGSANENEHRSWARESKSFNVLKQLLLSENCVRDLSPHRSNSVVDSKRKGHKNNVTSSKPEFSISSLNGLMYSSSQPSSCVDNRTFSYPGVVKTPVTPPFSEHMSCAGSRPETGPLSGCPGPSEKGPIKWVITDVDKSEYEKDSPRLTKTNPILYYMLQKGGTSVTSRETQDKDIWREPSSESVSQVPVKEELLPAAEPKAAFINLRSPYNSHMGNNASRPHSANGDVYGLLGNMLTIKKESE; encoded by the coding sequence ATGACTCATGGAGAAGAGCTTGGCTCTGATGTGCACCAGGATTCTATTGTTCTAACTTACCTAGAAGGATTACTAATGCATCAGGCAGCAGGGGGATCAGGTACTGCCGTCGACAAAAAGTCTGCTGACCGCAATGAAGAAGATCAGAACTTTACCATTTCTGGCAGTGCATTTCCCACCTGTCAAAGTAATGGTCCCGTTCTCAATACACATACATACCAGGGATCTGGCATGCTGCATCTCAAAAAggccaggctgctgcagtcttcTGAGGACTGGAATGCAGCTAAGCGGAAGAGGTTGTCTGATTCCATCGTAAATTTAAACGTAAAGAAGGAAGCTTTGCTGGCTGGCATGGTTGACAATGTGCCTAAAGGCAAACAAGATAGCACATTACTGGCCTCTTTGCTCCAGTCATTCAGCTCTAGGCTGCAGACTGTTGCCCTGTCACAACAAATTAGGCAGAGCCTCAAGGAGCAAGGATATGCCCTCAATCATGATTCTTTAAAAGTAGAAAAGGATTTAAGGTGCTATGGTGTTGCATCAAGTCACCTAAAGACTTTGTTGAAGAAAAGTAAAGCTAAAGATCAAAAGCCTGATACCAATCTTCCTGACGTAACTAAAAACCTCATCAGAGATAGGTTTGTGGAATCACCTCATCACGTTGGACAAAGCGGAACAAAGGTCATGAGTGAACCCTTGTCATGTGCCGCCAGATTACAGGCTGTTGCAAGCATGGTGGAAAAAAGGGCTAGTCCTGCCACCTCGCCTAAACCTAGCGTCGCTTGTAGCCAGTTAGCATTACTCCTTTCAAGTGAAGCTCACTTGCAGCAGTATTCTCGAGAACatgctttaaaaacacaaaatgcaAATCAAGTGGCAAGTGAAAGACTCGCTGCGATGGCCAGATTGCAAGAAAATGGCCAGAAGGATGTTGGTGGTTTCCAGCTCTCGAAAGGAATGCCAACCCATCTTAACGGTCAGGCAAGAACATCGTCAAGCAAACTAATGACTAGCAAAAGTAATGCTACAGCATTTCAAAATCCAATGGGTATTGTTCCTTCTTCCCCCAAAAATGCAGGCTATAAGAACTCACTGGAAAGAAACAGTCTAAAACAAGCTGCCAATAATAGTTTGCTTTTACACCTTCTTAAAAGCCAGACCATACCTAAGCCTATGAATGGACATAGTCATAGTGAGAGAGGAAGCATTTTTGAGGATAGCAGTACACCTACAACTATTGATGAATATTCAGACAACAATCCTAGTTTTACAGATGACAGTAGCGGTGATGAAAGTTCTTATTCTAACTGTGTTCCCATAGATTTGTCTTGCAAACACCGAATCGAAAAAGTGGAATCTGACCAACCTGTTTCTCTAGATAACTTAACTCAGTCCTTGCTCAACACCTGGGATCCAAAAGTCCCAGAGGTGGATATCAAAGAAGATCAAGACACCTCAAAGAATTCCAAGCTAAATTCACACCAGAAAGTAACCCTTCTTCAGTTGCTACTTGGCcataagaatgaagaaaatgtagaaaagaCCACCAGCACTCAGGGAGTACACAGTGATGTGACAAAGTTCAGTCCACAAAATTATACAAGGACTTCTGTAATAGAAAGCCCCAGTACAAATAGGACTACTCCAGTGAGCACTCCACCATTACTTGCATCCACCAAAGCAGATTCTCCCATCAATCTTTCTCAGAACTCCCTGGTCATCAAATGGAATTCCACACCATATGCCTGCAGTACTCAGTCTGAAAAGCTAATGAATGCTGCATCTAACCACTTGATGGACCTGACAAAAAGCAAAGAATCACAAGGAGAGAAACCAGCCCAAAATGAAGGTGCACCAAACTCTGCCACTTTCAGTGCCAGTAAGCTGTTACAGAATCTAGCGCAGTGTGGGATGCAGTCTTCCGTGTCAGCGGACGAGCAGCGCCCCAGCAAACAGCTGCTAAGTGTAAACCCAGACAAACCGCTAGGTATGATGGAGAGATTAAATAGCCCTCTGCTcgcaaataaaacaaatgcagCTGAAGACAGTAAGGCATTCAGTAGTCAGTCAGCAGCTCCTGAGCCAGGACTTTCTAGTTCTGAAATAGAAAATCTGCTTGAAAGACGCACTGTCCTCCAGTTGCTCCTGGGAAATACCAACAAAGGTAAGagtgaaaaaaaagagaagattcctATAAGAGATGAAAGTACTCAGGGACACAGCGAGAGAGCTTTAAGTGAACAAATACTGATGGTGAAAATAAAATCTGAGCCTTGTGATGACTTACATATTCACAACACAAATCTGCACTTGAACCATGATACTAAGAGTGCCCCACTACTGGGTACGGCTCCTACCATGCAGAGAAACGCAGCTGCCTTACCAGCATCCGAGGACTTGAAATCGGAGCCAGTTTCACCTCAGGATTTTTCTTTCTCGAAGAATGGTTTGTTAAGTCGGTTGCTGAGACAAAACCATGAGAGTTACCTGGCAGATGACCCGGACAAGAGCTACAGAAGCAGCGAACTAACGCTTCTGGAATCAAAGAATCTTTGTATGGTCCCTAAGAAAAGGAAGCTTTATTCTGAGCCATtagaaaatccatttaaaaagatgaaaaataacatTGTTGATGCTGCAAACAATCACAGCGCTCCAGAAGTACTGTATGGGTCTTTGATTAACCAGGAAGAGCTGAAATTTAGCAGAAATGACCTTGAATTTAAATATCCTGCTGGTTCTGGTTCAGCCAATGAAAATGAACATAGGAGTTGGGCCCGAGAGAGCAAAAGTTTCAATGTTCTGAAACAGCTCCTTCTCTCAGAAAACTGTGTGCGGGATTTGTCCCCACACAGGAGTAACTCTGTCGTTGACAGTAAAAGAAAAGGACACAAAAATAATGTGACCAGTAGCAAACCTGAATTcagcatttcttctttaaatggaCTGATGTACAGTTCCAGTCAGCCCAGTAGTTGCGTGGATAACAGGACATTTTCATACCCAGGAGTAGTAAAAACTCCTGTGACTCCACCTTTCTCTGAGCACATGAGCTGTGCGGGTTCTCGGCCAGAAACTGGGCCTTTGAGTGGCTGTCCCGGGCCCAGTGAGAAGGGACCCATTAAGTGGGTTATCACAGATGTAGATAAGAGTGAGTATGAAAAAGACTCTCCAAGACTGACCAAAACTAACCCAATCTTGTATTACATGCTCCAGAAAGGAGGCACTTCTGTTACCAGTCGAGAAACGCAGGATAAGGACATTTGGAGGGAACCTTCTTCTGAAAGTGTCTCACAGGTTCCAGTCAAAGAAGAGTTACTCCCTGCTGCAGAACCTAAGGCTGCTTTTATCAACTTACGAAGCCCTTACAACAGCCATATGGGAAATAATGCTTCTCGCCCACACAGTGCAAATGGAGATGTTTACGGACTTCTGGGAAACATgctaacaataaaaaaagaatccgAATGA